In Uranotaenia lowii strain MFRU-FL chromosome 2, ASM2978415v1, whole genome shotgun sequence, one genomic interval encodes:
- the LOC129747969 gene encoding pickpocket protein 28-like, whose translation MQKSLFQEFCCNTSIHGIQYLEKKSNLERLIWTVVLCTSIIGCVFYIGQIYQKWDEKPVILSFAEGYTPIWEIPFPAITICPQIKATPERLNFSQELEAFINKTSWTNDTDRIDDMLAMAQVCDQSFLDNMFYLKLHLPNKTSNLSYSTLIEDLALTEDDVMGHCKVRNNLDDCEDWFLRSMTEEGICFTFNGLDQSDLLRPQFLQNLNGWKAPSTNWSRESGYPPSAGFEAFPFRALGASPQEGLVMVLASDIFENDFDCRSATKGFKVFIHPPDVYPRVMKSYILVQENYEVNIVLKPHVITTSSKLRKTSPERRQCIFNQDRQLEYFQIYNQKNCELECLTRYTLQRCGCVRFSMPHTNDTAECEMSNIKCVIEAEKELTEMSLPNDEGKPTFWASCNCLPACISYQYEFEVTESESSKTSGRRSSFKQLEDYGGDITRLNIYFKKSSFLASRRSELYTLTDFVANCGGLLGLFMGFSLVSVIELLYYCLLRPALNLWNKWKKSDRQPSLPEPVDDEGPTKVSMVTFPLSNGLSY comes from the exons ATGCAGAAATCACTTTTCCAGGAGTTTTGCTGCAACACTTCCATTCATGGAATTCAGTATCTGGAGAAGAAGTCCAATCTGGAGCGGTTGATCTGGACGGTCGTTCTGTGTACCTCGATTATTGGTTGTGTATTCTACATCGGGCAGATCTACCAAAAATGGGACGAAAAGCCGGTGATTTTGAGTTTTGCCGAAGGTTACACTCCGATTTGGGAGATTCCATTTCCGGCGATAACGATTTGTCCCCAGATTAAGGCAACTCCCGAGCGGCTCAACTTTAGCCAGGAGCTGGAAGCTTTCATCAATAAAACTTCGTGGACGAATGACACTGATAG gATTGATGACATGCTAGCAATGGCACAGGTTTGTGATCAGTCGTTCCTGGACAATATGTTCTATCTGAAGCTTCATTTACCCAATAAAACCAGCAATCTCAGCTATTCGACGTTGATTGAAGATTTGGCGCTCACCGAGGACGACGTGATGGGTCACTGTAAGGTGCGCAATAATCTAGACGATTGCGAGGATTGGTTCCTCCGAAGTATGACCGAAGAAGGGATCTGCTTCACCTTTAACGGGCTGGATCAATCGGATCTTCTGAGGCCGCAGTTTTTGCAGAATTTGAACGGCTGGAAGGCGCCATCTACAAACTGGTCCCGGGAATCTGGATATCCACCGAGTGCTGGCTTTGAAGCGTTTCCGTTTCGTGCCTTGGGAGCTAGTCCTCAGGAAGGATTGGTAATGGTTCTGGCCAGTGATATTTTCGAAAACGATTTCGATTGTCGGAGTGCTACCAAGGGGTTTAAAGTGTTTATACATCCTCCCGATGTCTATCCCAGGGTTATGAAAAGCTACATTCTGGTTCAGGAGAACTATGAAGTCAACATAGTCCTCAAACCCCACGTTATAACAACTTCCAGCAAACTTCGAAAGACGAGTCCAGAAAGAAGACAATGTATCTTCAATCAGGATCGGCAGCTCGAGTACTTCCAGATCTAcaatcagaaaaattgtgaacttGAGTGCCTCACCCGATACACTCTTCAACGGTGTGGCTGCGTCCGTTTTTCAATGCCACACACTAATGACACGGCTGAGTGCGAAATGAGTAACATCAAGTGTGTTATCGAGGCGGAAAAAGAACTTACAGAGATGAGTCTCCCAAATGATGAGGGTAAACCGACTTTTTGGGCCAGCTGTAACTGTCTGCCGGCTTGCATTTCCTACCAGTACGAGTTTGAAGTTACGGAATCTGAATCCAGCAAAACTTCCGGTAGAAGATCTTCCTTCAAACAGTTGGAAGATTACGGAGG TGACATCACCCGGTTGAACATCTACTTCAAGAAGTCTTCGTTCCTGGCCTCCAGACGAAGTGAGCTATACACCCTGACGGATTTTGTGGCCAATTGTGGAGGGCTGTTGGGATTGTTTATGGGATTTAGTTTGGTTAGCGTTATCGAGCTGCTGTACTACTGTCTTTTGAGACCGGCCCTGAATTTGTGGAATAAGTGGAAGAAATCTGATAGGCAGCCTTCGCTCCCGGAACCAGTGGATGATGAAGGGCCGACGAAAGTTAGTATGGTTACGTTCCCACTGAGTAATGGGTTAAGCTACTGA